CGTTCGCTGCGCCTGTTCTTGTGAGAAGGCGGCCTCCGGGGCCCCTTGAGCCTCCGCAGCCTACATGCTAAACTGCTTCGCTGATGACCCGCCTTGGCGGGACTTTGTGTCGCGCCGAAAAGTTGCCGTTCCAGACCGGAACAGACGGAAAGCAAAGCGGGGCGGGAAGGAAGAAACGATGTTTGCAATCATTCAAAGCGGGGGCAAGCAGTACCGCGTCCAAGAAGGCGACACGCTGCGCGTCGAAAAACTCAGTGGTGAAGCGGGCGAAAAGCTCTCCCTCACCCCGATCTTTGTGGGCGGCGCCGAGACGTTGATCGGTGACGCTGCCAGCAAGCTGACGGTCAGCGCCGAAGTCGTCGAGCACGGCCTGGGCAAGAAAATCTACATCCGCAAGTACAAGAGTGGTATCCAATACCGCCGCCGCACGGGTCACCGCCAGCAGTTCACGGCGATCAAGATCCTCGGCATCGCCTGATTCGACAAGAGCATCAAGAGCGAGGTGAAATGAAATGGCACACAAGAAAGGCGTAGGCTCGACCAAGAACGGTCGTGACAGCAATCCCAAGTACCTGGGCGTCAAGAAGTTCGGCGGCGAGAAAGTCCTGGCCGGCAACATCCTGGTGCGTCAGCGTGGGACCAAGTTCAAGGCAGGCGTGGGCGTCGGCATGGGCCGTGACCACACCCTGTTCGCACTGGTCGAAGGCACCGTGACCTTCGCCAACAAGGGCAACAAGGGCCGCTTCATCAGCGTGCAGCCCCTCGTGCAAGTCGCCGCGGACTGAGTTTCCGGCAACCCAGACGAACACGACCCGGGGGCGCAAGCCCCCGTTTTCATTGAAAGCAGGCAGGAATGGCGTTTCGT
The Deinococcus peraridilitoris DSM 19664 genome window above contains:
- the rpmA gene encoding 50S ribosomal protein L27, whose product is MAHKKGVGSTKNGRDSNPKYLGVKKFGGEKVLAGNILVRQRGTKFKAGVGVGMGRDHTLFALVEGTVTFANKGNKGRFISVQPLVQVAAD
- the rplU gene encoding 50S ribosomal protein L21, whose amino-acid sequence is MFAIIQSGGKQYRVQEGDTLRVEKLSGEAGEKLSLTPIFVGGAETLIGDAASKLTVSAEVVEHGLGKKIYIRKYKSGIQYRRRTGHRQQFTAIKILGIA